In Clostridia bacterium, the sequence TAACCAAAGCCCTTGCCTTTTTTTGGCGGGAGGTAATTTTTAATTTATCCATATTAGGTAAAATATTGGTTATTGCCGTTCTAGGGGCTATTTTACAAACTTTACAAACTGCATTTACTAAGGGAACGGTTGCTCGTTTAGCTTATTTTATTTGTTTTGCTGCCTTGATTACCTTAACGGTAGGTTCTTTCAAGATTGCCCTGGATACAGGTTGGCTAGCCATTAATAAAATGGCTGCTCTTATGAAAATTTTACTACCACTATTATTAGTATTGTTAACCACTTTGGGTGGTTTAACCACTACCGCTTTACTACAACCTTTTTTATTAGTTTTTTTTGGATTCCTAGTTTCTTTTACCCAAAATATAATTTTTCCCGCTATTTTTTTAACCGCTATTTTATGTATAACTAATAATCTTTCCGATCATTTTAAACTTTCTCGTTTAGTTAGTTTTGCTAAACAGATGACTAAAGCTGCTATTGGGTTAGTGCTAACTCTTTTTGTGGGAATAATTTCGGCTGAGGGGGTATTAGGTGCAGTAGTAGATGGAGTTACTTTACGAACAGCAAAATATATGGCGGGGACTTTTGTACCGGTGGCCGGAAGTATGTTTGCTGATGCTTTAGATGCGGTCATGGGTGGATCACTACTCTTAAAAAATGCTTTAGGATTAACCGGTGTACTGCTGTTAGGTGCTATTTTGCTATTCCCTATATGTAAGGTTTTGGCTTTAGCGATTATTTATCGTTTAGCAGCAGCTTTGATACAACCATTAGGTGATACATTATTAGCCGATACATTAGAAGAAATGGCTGGCTGTCTTTTTTTAACATTTGCGGCAGTAGCGGCAGTAGCGATTATGTTTTTTGCCGCGATTACAGTAATTGTCGGAGCTGCCAATTTAACCATTATGTTTAGATAGGAGAATAATAATGGCTTTTTTAACGGAATTGGTGCGAAACTTAATTTTAATAGTTTTATTAACCACTTTTCTAGAAATGATTATGCCTTCAGATAAAATGCAGCGTTTTGTCAAAGTTGTTTTAAGCCTTTTTATTTTATTTACACTTTTAAATCCGCTTATTAATTTTATTAATGAAGCAGTGATAGAAGATGCCTTTCAGGAGGCTTGGACAGCTTTTGAAATGACTAATATTTTAACGGAAAGTGAACAATTGCAAATGGCCAATGATAATTTTATAAAGGAAAATTATCGTCAGGAATTGGCTGCACAGATGAAATTATTATTAACCCCATTATGTGGAAAAACGGAAGTGAATATTGAGCTACAGACAATTCCTGGAGAAATAGAAAAAATAATTATTAAAGAAGTGTTGATTACTGTAAACGAATCTGAAAAAGGGGGAGTAAATAGCGGGGAAATCAAACAGTATTTGGCGGAAAACTTTGCCTTGTCGGCAGATTTAATTCAGGTAAATTTTGTTTAAATGGAGGAAAAGAGTGTTTAAATCATTTGTTGAATCAGAAGGTAAATTAAAACCGGGAATAATTATTATTTTAATTATTCTAGGTATAGTTTTAATGGTGGTACCGGGTATGTTTTCATCCTCCAAAAAGGAAACATCATCACCGGTAATTACCGAAACTCAAGTTACAGAAGAAATCTTTCTTTTGGAGGAAAAATTAGCTAAAAAGGCCGTAAATATACTTCAGGAAATTAAAGGTGTGGGCAGTGTTAGTGTAGCCGTTAATTTAGCTGCAGGTTTTGAACAAGAATATCTGTGTAATAGTAAATCCCAAATAGAAAAAACTGTGGGTGAAAGTAAGGAGACCCTAGAGGTAAATGAAGAGAAAGAATATTTGTTGGTGCAAAATAAGCCTTTAATGTCAAAAAAAAGGAGTCCGGAAATTGAAGGGGTATTGGTAGTAGCTGAAGGGGCAAGTGCAGCCAAAATTAAACGGGAATTAAATCATGCTGTTCAGGCCTTATTTCATTTACCGGCTCATAGAATAATAATACTACCTAAAGAAAGTAGGGAATGATTGATGAAAACAATTTTTATTCGTTTTAAAAGTGTGTGTGTTTTGGGATTAATGTGTTTATCTGTTTCTTTTATTTGGTTTGTTCTTAATTCACATTATCAAACTCAAATAGCTTTGTTAGAGGAGAAGGTAATTTCGGAAATGCCTACAAAGACAGAACCTGTTTTAGAAACGGGAATAACAATTGTCTCCCAGGAGCCAGAACAAACAACGAGGGATTTTTTTAGTGAA encodes:
- the spoIIIAE gene encoding stage III sporulation protein AE; translated protein: MKMKKVIIFFCLLSFFWPLAVQAGMEPGEIVANQEENLNLAELEKFITEIETDLHLLFPDFSWRQILEKFKKGELDFAPHEILTKALAFFWREVIFNLSILGKILVIAVLGAILQTLQTAFTKGTVARLAYFICFAALITLTVGSFKIALDTGWLAINKMAALMKILLPLLLVLLTTLGGLTTTALLQPFLLVFFGFLVSFTQNIIFPAIFLTAILCITNNLSDHFKLSRLVSFAKQMTKAAIGLVLTLFVGIISAEGVLGAVVDGVTLRTAKYMAGTFVPVAGSMFADALDAVMGGSLLLKNALGLTGVLLLGAILLFPICKVLALAIIYRLAAALIQPLGDTLLADTLEEMAGCLFLTFAAVAAVAIMFFAAITVIVGAANLTIMFR
- the spoIIIAF gene encoding stage III sporulation protein AF, which translates into the protein MAFLTELVRNLILIVLLTTFLEMIMPSDKMQRFVKVVLSLFILFTLLNPLINFINEAVIEDAFQEAWTAFEMTNILTESEQLQMANDNFIKENYRQELAAQMKLLLTPLCGKTEVNIELQTIPGEIEKIIIKEVLITVNESEKGGVNSGEIKQYLAENFALSADLIQVNFV